In Pseudomonas sp. LRP2-20, the genomic window AACATCAGTGATTCCATCAATCGTATGTTTGCAGGTGGTGCCGACCTTCGACCGTTGCATGACGGTACAGTGCTGGCCGGTCCTGCTTTGACGGTAAAGTGTCGCCCAGGTGACAACCTGATGCTGCACTACGCGCTCGATATCGCACAGCCAGGCGATGTGATCGTTGTCGATGCTGGTGGGGATCTGACCAACGCCTTGACCGGCGAGTTGATGATTACTTATGCGATCAAGAAAAAAGTCGCTGGTTTTGTCATCAACGGTGCCGTTCGTGATTCTGCAGCGATCCGTAAAGGCAGCTTCCCGGTCTTTGCTGCTGGTGTGACCCACCGCGGCCCATATAAAGACGGCCCTGGCGAGATCAACGTACCGATTGCGATCAACGGTATGGTCATCGAACCAGGCGACCTCATCGTGGGCGATGATGACGGTTTCGTAGCAATATCTCTGGCTGAGGCTGCCGGCATCCTGAAAAAGGCCAGCGCAAAACATGCGGCTGAGACCAAGCAGCTGGACGACATCGCCAATGGTACTAACAGCCGTGATTGGGTCGTTAACTCCTTGCGATCCAAGGGTTGTTTCTTTGAGGAATAATGCACTTTTGATCTGACGGACTTTCCTCAGCGCCTTCGGGCGCTTTTTTTTCGTGATTACTAAGTGTGCAGTCGTTGAAAGGAGGGGGGAGCACTCAGCAGTATTGAATCGCCCCAAGTTTCCTATACACTCTCCAAGCTCAGAAAATAGCGTTTCTCATACTCTACTGGAGATAGCTGCATATCACTGCTTTGTCGACGTTTTGGGTTATAGAACATCTCGATGTAATCGAAAATATCACTTCGGGCTTCGTCACGCGTTCCGTAGATTTTTCGCCGGATCCGCTCCCGCTTCAAAAGCTGGAAAAAGCTCTCGGCCACGGCGTTGTCATGGCAGTTTCCCTGTCGGCTCATGCTGCTGATCACATTGTTGGCCTTAAGGAAGCTTTGCCATTCTGAGCTACTGAACTGACTGCCTTGGACGCCCTTCTAAGTGTCAAGTGGATACTGCGCTTTGGTTGATGATGCTATTTCGCCTCTGGATGATGCCGTAGACCTCCCGTGCGATGTAGCGCTTTAGGCAGCGGATAGCTTCCAGCTTCGAATGTCCCTCTGCGAGACGTCGACTGACATAAGCCTGGGTTCACCGAGCACGAACTTAACCGCTCCAACCGGACACCTGGACAAGACAGTAAAGTAACGTGGCGTCAGGCCCTTCTTGGGTCACACGTATCGGCAAGGCGGTCACCTTGACGTGCAGTGTTCCCGGATGGTCGACAGGTCCAGGGAAAGACACAAGGGTCGATCGGAGTGTGGGTCAGGCCACCCGGGACACTCCACGACCAGATCATCCATCATCGGTCTATCGCTGTGTGAGTCAGACCATATGGAAACACTGGCCAGTACATTCTTACTGTCTGAGTGAATCATCACTTGCTGCTGTGGCTTGCGTCGCCAATCGGTCGAGTGCTCTTTGATGAAGGCGTACTTCAGCCGCACTCCTTGGAAAGTACGCGGCGGCCTTCTTTAAGATGTCTCGCTCTGCCGACACAGCGGGCCAGTGAGATCGGGCAACTGTTGCCGCATATGTGGGTACCGGCCTGACTTACGCAAGGTGAGTTGCGCGGACGCTTACATTGATTCGGGGATGATGATTGGTGTTGCTGGTCTGTTGGCCAGTTCTCCTTGCATGGGGGCAAGGGGGCGAGTGCTACGGTCACTCAGAGCACGCTCTCGCAGATTTTGCGTATTTTCGCCAAAGCCATTCAGTCCGACATTGGCGTACAATCGGTCCATGAACTCACCGGCGTGTGCTCATGGATCTGCTCTGTCTCGAGGGTGAAGTGAATCTTCTCAACAACGGCCAAGAAGCAATGAAGCTGCCGCAACTCCATGCCCAGAAGGCTAGCTAGGCTGCATTGAAAGCAAG contains:
- a CDS encoding RraA family protein produces the protein MSTGFRVLKRKQVASDELVAAFREVPVANISDSINRMFAGGADLRPLHDGTVLAGPALTVKCRPGDNLMLHYALDIAQPGDVIVVDAGGDLTNALTGELMITYAIKKKVAGFVINGAVRDSAAIRKGSFPVFAAGVTHRGPYKDGPGEINVPIAINGMVIEPGDLIVGDDDGFVAISLAEAAGILKKASAKHAAETKQLDDIANGTNSRDWVVNSLRSKGCFFEE